A single window of Ischnura elegans chromosome 8, ioIscEleg1.1, whole genome shotgun sequence DNA harbors:
- the LOC124164147 gene encoding neuropeptide-like protein 31 — MFGLKHLLILVVAVLAVAYADLETAEGRHYGGGYGGYGGGGYGGGYGGYGGHGGYGGYGGHGGYGGGYGGYGGYGGGYGGHHGHHFG; from the exons ATGTTTGGACTCAAG CACTTGCTCATCCTAGTGGTGGCCGTCCTGGCCGTGGCCTACGCTGATCTGGAGACCGCCGAGGGCCGACACTACGGAGGAGGGTACGGCGGCTACGGCGGCGGAGGCTACGGCGGAGGCTACGGAGGCTACGGTGGACACGGAGGTTACGGAGGCTACGGAGGACATGGAGGTTATGGTGGAGGTTACGGAGGATATGGTGGATATGGCGGCGGTTATGGAGGACATCACGGACACCACTTCGGTTGA